A window from Pseudomonas moraviensis encodes these proteins:
- a CDS encoding arylsulfatase: MPQRPNFLVILADDLGFSDIGAFGGEIATPNLDALADNGLRLTDFHTAPTCSPTRSMLLTGTDHHIAGIGTMAEALTPELIGKPGYEGYLNDRVVALPELLREAGYQTLMSGKWHLGLKAELAPHARGFERSFSLLPGAANHYGFEPTYDEQTPGLLKSTPALYIEDDQFLDELPNDFYSSDAFGDKLLQYLKERDQTRPFFAYLPFSAPHWPLQAPAEIVAKYRGRYDAGPEVLRLERLEKLKALGLIEADVEPHPLIQLSAQWDALSDEQKQISARAMEVYAAMVERMDWNIGRVVDYLRQQGQLDNTFILFMSDNGAEGALLEAFPKFGPELMTYLNQHYDNSLDNIGRANSYVWYGPNWAQVATAPSRLFKAFTTEGGIRVPALLHYPQLPLKGQISHGFGTVMDITPTILDLAGVRHPGKQWKGKAVAPLRGKSWLGFLSGETTQVHDEHTVTGWELFGRRAIRQGSWKAVWIPGPVGPATWQLYDLASDPGEIHDLALSQPQKLTDLIGHWQRYVEETGVILSASPFQPD; the protein is encoded by the coding sequence ATGCCGCAACGTCCCAACTTTCTGGTGATTCTGGCCGACGATCTGGGCTTTTCCGATATCGGTGCGTTCGGCGGCGAAATCGCTACGCCGAACCTCGATGCACTGGCCGACAACGGCCTGCGCCTGACTGATTTTCACACTGCGCCGACCTGCTCGCCGACTCGTTCGATGCTGCTGACCGGCACCGATCATCACATCGCCGGCATCGGCACCATGGCCGAAGCGCTGACTCCGGAACTGATCGGCAAACCCGGCTACGAGGGCTACCTCAATGACCGCGTCGTCGCCTTGCCCGAGCTGCTGCGCGAGGCCGGGTATCAGACCTTGATGAGCGGCAAATGGCATCTGGGTCTGAAGGCCGAACTGGCGCCCCATGCGCGCGGCTTCGAGCGATCATTTTCGCTGTTGCCGGGCGCCGCCAACCACTATGGGTTCGAGCCGACCTACGATGAGCAAACGCCCGGGCTGCTGAAATCCACCCCGGCGCTGTACATCGAAGACGATCAGTTTCTGGACGAGTTGCCGAATGATTTCTATTCCTCCGACGCCTTCGGCGACAAGTTGCTGCAGTACCTCAAGGAACGCGATCAGACCCGGCCGTTCTTCGCCTATCTGCCGTTCTCCGCACCGCACTGGCCGCTGCAGGCGCCCGCCGAGATCGTCGCGAAATACCGTGGCCGCTATGATGCCGGCCCGGAAGTGCTGCGCCTCGAACGCCTGGAAAAACTCAAGGCGCTGGGCCTGATCGAGGCTGACGTCGAGCCGCATCCGCTGATTCAACTCAGCGCACAGTGGGACGCCTTGAGCGACGAGCAAAAGCAGATTTCCGCACGTGCCATGGAGGTCTACGCGGCGATGGTCGAGCGCATGGACTGGAACATCGGCCGTGTGGTCGATTATTTGCGCCAGCAGGGCCAACTCGATAACACCTTCATCCTGTTCATGTCCGATAACGGTGCAGAAGGCGCGCTGCTGGAAGCGTTCCCCAAGTTCGGTCCGGAGTTGATGACCTACCTGAACCAGCATTACGACAACAGCCTCGACAACATCGGCCGGGCCAATTCCTACGTTTGGTACGGGCCGAACTGGGCACAGGTGGCGACCGCGCCGTCGCGGTTGTTCAAAGCGTTTACCACCGAGGGCGGGATCCGCGTGCCGGCGCTGCTGCACTATCCGCAACTGCCGCTCAAAGGGCAGATCAGCCATGGTTTCGGCACGGTGATGGACATCACCCCGACCATCCTCGATCTGGCTGGCGTGCGGCATCCGGGCAAACAGTGGAAAGGCAAAGCCGTGGCGCCACTGCGCGGTAAATCGTGGCTGGGCTTTTTGTCCGGCGAGACCACGCAGGTGCATGACGAACACACCGTGACGGGTTGGGAATTGTTCGGACGCCGGGCAATTCGCCAAGGGTCGTGGAAAGCGGTGTGGATCCCCGGGCCGGTGGGGCCGGCGACCTGGCAGCTCTATGATCTGGCGAGCGATCCGGGGGAGATTCATGACCTGGCATTGAGTCAGCCGCAGAAACTCACTGACCTGATCGGGCATTGGCAGCGGTATGTCGAGGAGACCGGGGTGATCCTCAGTGCTTCGCCGTTTCAGCCGGATTGA
- a CDS encoding heavy metal sensor histidine kinase, whose product MWSRSIAWRLALAFAVVCALVLSAIGLFLYRSLASELAFRDDMALLGRLEQVRALLADSDSLDALQARPRLYQNMLGNLDSLLLVRRADGSSVIAINPRQRELPALNALAREQLPQRRDVLTWQASDGAELALLSGQAQGPNGETLTVIAGKVLSEREQMLGSYRLRLYLAVGLGALLAFALGLLLLRRGLQPLHQLSEAVRNIDLRSLDRRLPTEGTPTELREPVHALNAMLARLDDSVQRLSQFSADLAHEIRTPLHTLLASNGQALNHPRSTAEYQDVLASNMEEFERLKRMAENLMFLARAEQAERALNLQTLDLRSVGDELCDYFEALADDRDLQLQNRMHGELPADQQLLQRALGNLLANAVRHADPGTLISLRRRDEPGMCWLQVHNHGPIIPPEHLGKLFDRFYRVDPSRAEPGDSGGLGLAIVQSIMQLHGGQVRVSSDVAGTVFELGFEERC is encoded by the coding sequence ATGTGGAGTAGATCGATCGCCTGGCGTCTGGCGCTGGCCTTCGCCGTGGTCTGCGCGCTGGTACTCAGCGCAATCGGCCTTTTTCTCTACCGCTCGCTGGCCTCCGAATTGGCTTTCCGTGACGACATGGCCTTGCTTGGACGCCTGGAACAAGTGCGCGCCTTGCTCGCTGACAGCGACAGTCTTGACGCTTTGCAGGCACGGCCGCGGCTGTACCAGAACATGCTCGGCAATCTCGACAGCCTGCTGCTGGTGCGCCGCGCCGACGGCTCCAGCGTGATCGCGATCAACCCGCGTCAGCGCGAATTGCCAGCGCTCAATGCATTAGCGCGAGAACAACTGCCGCAACGCCGCGACGTACTCACCTGGCAGGCCAGCGACGGCGCCGAATTGGCCTTGCTGTCCGGCCAGGCCCAAGGCCCCAACGGTGAAACCCTGACGGTGATCGCCGGCAAGGTGCTCAGCGAGCGCGAGCAGATGCTCGGCAGTTATCGCCTGCGCCTGTATCTGGCTGTCGGCCTCGGCGCATTGCTCGCCTTTGCGCTGGGCCTGTTGTTGCTGCGTCGGGGGCTGCAACCGTTGCATCAGTTGAGCGAAGCGGTGCGCAACATCGATCTGCGCAGCCTCGATCGACGCCTGCCGACCGAGGGCACGCCGACCGAATTGCGCGAGCCGGTGCACGCGCTCAACGCCATGCTGGCGCGGCTGGACGACAGTGTGCAGCGTCTGTCGCAGTTCTCTGCCGACCTCGCCCACGAAATCCGCACGCCGTTGCACACCTTGCTGGCCAGCAACGGCCAGGCCCTGAACCATCCGCGCAGCACGGCGGAATATCAGGACGTGCTGGCCTCGAACATGGAAGAGTTCGAACGGCTCAAGCGCATGGCCGAGAACCTGATGTTTCTCGCCCGCGCCGAACAGGCCGAACGCGCGCTCAACCTGCAAACACTGGACTTGCGCAGCGTCGGCGACGAGCTCTGCGATTACTTCGAAGCCCTGGCCGATGACCGCGACCTCCAACTGCAAAACCGCATGCACGGCGAATTGCCCGCCGACCAGCAACTGCTGCAACGCGCCCTCGGCAACCTGTTGGCCAACGCCGTGCGTCACGCGGACCCCGGCACCCTGATCAGCCTTCGCCGCCGCGATGAACCGGGTATGTGCTGGCTGCAAGTACACAACCACGGCCCGATCATCCCGCCTGAGCATCTGGGCAAACTGTTCGATCGCTTTTATCGCGTCGACCCTTCGCGAGCCGAACCGGGCGATTCGGGCGGGTTGGGGCTGGCGATAGTGCAGTCGATCATGCAGTTGCATGGCGGGCAGGTGCGGGTGAGTAGTGATGTGGCGGGGACGGTGTTTGAGTTGGGGTTTGAGGAGCGGTGTTAA
- the uraH gene encoding hydroxyisourate hydrolase, translating to MTTLRMTLAALGLSAVSSLALAAGNPLSVHVLNLENGLPSPGINVTLEKHVGENWQPLAQGTTNEQGRIAELFPAKQPFEAGEYRVVFKTGEYYQKIKHETFFPEIPVIFQVKQTDQHYHIPLLLSPYGFSTYRGS from the coding sequence ATGACCACCCTGCGCATGACCCTCGCCGCCCTCGGCCTGAGCGCTGTTTCCAGCCTGGCGCTGGCCGCCGGCAACCCGCTGAGCGTGCACGTGCTCAACCTGGAAAACGGCCTGCCATCACCGGGCATCAACGTCACCCTGGAAAAACACGTCGGCGAAAACTGGCAGCCACTGGCCCAAGGCACCACCAACGAGCAAGGGCGGATCGCCGAACTGTTCCCGGCCAAACAGCCATTCGAGGCCGGTGAATACCGCGTGGTGTTCAAGACCGGCGAGTACTACCAGAAGATCAAGCACGAGACGTTCTTCCCGGAAATTCCGGTGATCTTCCAGGTCAAGCAGACCGATCAGCACTACCACATCCCGCTGCTGCTGAGCCCGTACGGTTTCTCGACCTATCGCGGTTCGTAA
- a CDS encoding type II toxin-antitoxin system HipA family toxin, with translation MAEALDRLQVCVGGHEVGRLGRGDADVDSVFSYRDDAIDENAVSLTMPTRLESYGCERGIHPIFEMNLPEGALRDELVRRFSKAVRGFDDFALLSIVGPHQLGRLSIASASTTDRPPETSLAELLVHDGAQGLFEDLLQTYGQYSGVSGVQPKVLVRDSAAAIDRLTHRGSTHLVKAFRAEEYPELATNEYFCLRAAQLCGLDVPHFELSEHGKFLVLERFDLSDTGYLGFEDFCALNGWPSKAKYDGSYEGVARQIKAFVSPSLLKHALEAFFKIVALSAALKNGDAHLKNFGVLYEDCGERALVRLAPAYDIITTSVYIKSDSMALLLGGSKAWPKHKMLTRFGRTACNLSEARCNQLLQMVAQGVQQALGEMAEYSANHPAFAEVGAAMIEQWSAGLARSLRNS, from the coding sequence ATGGCTGAGGCATTGGACCGCTTGCAGGTCTGCGTCGGCGGCCATGAGGTTGGAAGATTGGGGCGCGGGGACGCAGATGTCGACAGCGTGTTCAGCTATCGGGACGATGCGATTGATGAAAATGCCGTTTCGCTGACCATGCCGACACGCCTGGAAAGTTATGGTTGTGAACGCGGCATTCATCCGATATTCGAGATGAATCTTCCTGAAGGTGCGTTGCGCGATGAGTTGGTCCGGCGTTTCAGCAAAGCCGTGCGCGGCTTCGATGACTTCGCTTTACTAAGTATCGTCGGCCCGCATCAACTCGGGCGTCTTTCGATCGCGAGCGCATCGACAACTGATCGTCCACCTGAAACCTCGCTCGCTGAGTTGTTGGTTCATGACGGTGCGCAAGGTTTGTTCGAGGATCTTTTGCAGACTTACGGGCAGTATTCCGGGGTTTCAGGCGTGCAGCCCAAAGTATTGGTGCGTGACAGTGCCGCTGCAATAGACCGACTGACGCACCGAGGCTCGACTCATCTGGTCAAAGCCTTCCGTGCCGAAGAGTATCCCGAGCTGGCAACCAACGAATATTTCTGCCTGCGCGCTGCGCAACTTTGTGGCCTCGACGTGCCGCATTTCGAACTCAGCGAGCATGGCAAATTTCTCGTCCTCGAGCGTTTTGACTTGAGCGACACCGGATACCTCGGTTTCGAAGACTTTTGCGCGCTCAACGGCTGGCCGTCGAAGGCCAAATACGATGGCTCTTACGAAGGAGTCGCACGGCAGATCAAGGCGTTTGTTTCGCCCTCATTACTCAAGCACGCACTGGAAGCTTTCTTCAAGATTGTCGCTTTATCGGCGGCATTGAAAAACGGCGATGCCCACCTGAAAAACTTTGGTGTGCTCTATGAGGATTGTGGCGAGCGCGCATTGGTCAGGCTGGCTCCGGCGTACGACATCATCACCACGTCGGTGTACATCAAGAGCGATAGTATGGCACTGCTGTTGGGCGGTTCGAAGGCGTGGCCCAAGCATAAAATGCTTACCAGGTTTGGTCGTACGGCCTGCAATCTAAGTGAAGCGCGTTGCAACCAGTTACTGCAAATGGTCGCGCAGGGTGTACAGCAAGCGCTGGGCGAAATGGCGGAGTACAGCGCAAATCATCCTGCCTTCGCAGAGGTGGGCGCTGCAATGATCGAACAATGGTCGGCCGGTCTGGCGCGCAGCCTGCGCAACAGTTAA
- a CDS encoding ABC transporter permease yields the protein MARQSLLSLPLAAPPLKSRRSWPSLHQRLLPWLLPVSLFVLWWMAARNQWMSEQILPAPSLVWSSAVELAQGELWSHLWISLQRLFWGLLAGVSAGAVLGAALGFSRRLERLIFPTFAGLAQVPTLAWIPLFMVFFGIGEVLKLVVLIKAIVVPVTLHTLVGVRDAQPKLREAAAVLRLPPLLLIRRLVLPAALPAFMAGVRLALAAGWTSLLAVELLASSEGIGYLMVWARQLFMLDIVFVCIVIIGLIGVAMDRGIGLLDRKLVHWPHPATAHITRGPRYQGWQRLQPWLLPLGLLALWQLANDQQWVDASILVSPAAVLSTACDGLLDGTLVNGMALSLSRTLGGLLIGGGLGFALGLLLGLSRLSERLLGPTFAALRQIAIFAWVPLLTAWFGLGELAKWVFVALAAFFPLFIATQRSVANLSPQLNEAAQVLRLNLGQRLRRLVLPGAAPGIFAGLRLSLIYAWLGTIGAEYFMPSNGGIGSQMIGAQQLLRMDLIMAGMLLVGLTGALLNLIGQRLEIRATRWRHA from the coding sequence ATGGCCCGTCAATCCCTGCTCAGCCTGCCGCTGGCCGCGCCGCCACTGAAAAGCCGCCGCTCCTGGCCCAGTCTGCATCAACGTCTGTTGCCATGGCTCCTGCCTGTCAGCCTGTTCGTCCTGTGGTGGATGGCCGCGCGCAACCAGTGGATGAGCGAGCAGATCCTGCCGGCACCATCGCTGGTGTGGAGCAGTGCCGTGGAACTGGCGCAAGGCGAGTTGTGGAGCCATTTGTGGATCAGCCTGCAACGGTTGTTCTGGGGCTTGCTGGCAGGCGTTTCGGCCGGTGCGGTGCTCGGCGCCGCACTGGGTTTCAGCCGACGTCTGGAGCGACTGATCTTCCCGACTTTCGCCGGACTTGCACAGGTGCCGACGCTGGCATGGATTCCGCTGTTCATGGTGTTTTTCGGCATCGGCGAAGTGCTGAAACTGGTGGTGCTGATCAAAGCCATCGTCGTGCCGGTTACCCTGCACACGCTGGTCGGCGTGCGTGATGCGCAACCGAAACTGCGCGAAGCCGCCGCCGTGTTGCGCTTGCCGCCACTTCTGCTGATTCGGCGTCTGGTACTCCCAGCGGCGTTGCCGGCGTTCATGGCCGGCGTGCGCCTGGCACTCGCCGCCGGCTGGACCTCGTTGCTGGCCGTCGAGCTGCTGGCCTCCAGTGAAGGCATCGGCTATCTGATGGTCTGGGCGCGGCAGCTGTTCATGCTCGACATCGTGTTCGTGTGCATCGTGATCATCGGTCTGATCGGCGTGGCCATGGATCGCGGCATCGGTCTGCTCGACCGCAAACTGGTGCACTGGCCACACCCGGCCACCGCACACATCACTCGCGGCCCACGCTATCAAGGCTGGCAACGCCTGCAACCGTGGCTGCTGCCGCTGGGGTTGCTGGCGCTGTGGCAACTGGCCAATGATCAACAGTGGGTCGACGCGAGCATTCTGGTCAGCCCTGCGGCTGTGCTGAGCACGGCATGCGACGGATTGCTCGACGGCACGCTGGTCAACGGCATGGCGCTGAGCCTGAGCCGCACCCTCGGCGGCTTGCTGATCGGTGGCGGACTCGGTTTCGCCCTGGGCTTGCTGCTCGGCCTGTCGCGTCTCAGTGAACGCCTGCTCGGCCCGACATTCGCCGCACTGCGGCAGATCGCGATTTTCGCCTGGGTGCCACTGCTCACTGCATGGTTCGGCCTCGGCGAACTGGCCAAGTGGGTGTTCGTCGCCCTCGCCGCGTTTTTCCCGCTGTTCATCGCCACCCAGCGCAGCGTCGCCAACCTGTCGCCGCAACTCAACGAAGCCGCGCAAGTGCTGCGCCTGAACCTCGGCCAGCGGCTGCGCCGACTGGTGCTGCCAGGCGCTGCGCCGGGGATTTTCGCCGGGCTGCGACTGAGCCTGATCTACGCCTGGCTCGGCACCATCGGCGCCGAATATTTCATGCCGTCCAATGGCGGCATCGGCAGCCAGATGATCGGCGCGCAACAGCTGCTGCGCATGGACCTGATCATGGCCGGCATGCTGCTGGTCGGCCTTACTGGCGCCCTGCTCAACCTGATCGGCCAACGCCTGGAAATTCGCGCGACCCGCTGGAGACACGCATGA
- a CDS encoding helix-turn-helix domain-containing protein, with protein sequence MEKIGELIRSLRKAEKLSQQALAQQYGMSRATISGIENNTISEIGLRKVEAILNGFGYELAAIPRASRRPTLDTLRKVNFHG encoded by the coding sequence ATGGAAAAAATTGGCGAGTTGATCAGAAGCTTGCGTAAGGCTGAAAAGCTGTCCCAGCAAGCTTTGGCGCAGCAATACGGCATGAGCCGCGCAACAATCTCGGGGATTGAAAACAACACAATCTCGGAAATCGGTCTGCGTAAAGTCGAAGCGATTCTTAACGGATTCGGCTACGAATTGGCCGCAATCCCCCGCGCCTCTCGACGGCCGACACTCGACACGCTGCGCAAGGTGAACTTCCATGGCTGA
- a CDS encoding AraC family transcriptional regulator, with product MKEPTSLASWTRALRKQLDALGLDSLALCQQAGLDPTLMDDPNARYPLSGTTRLWALAVEASGDPALGLRVSRFVSPTTFHALGYALVASGSLREVFERIVRYHPVVSDALELELSRREDRYQFRLKIPSGNPAPAFEAIDAFAAIYVRTCRNRLGRDYAPLAVYLRRPEPHDAQQWHKVLRAPVYFSAAEDRLEFALSDFDSHLDDANPELAEHNEAVLKRTLAQLKPLTWERKVRDAIEEQLPEGEPSAERIAQALHLSLRSLQRHLADEGCRFDTLLNESRENLALLHLRDPQCSLSEVSYLLGFADTSSFSRAFKRWTGMTPGQFRDQLR from the coding sequence ATGAAGGAACCAACCTCCCTCGCCAGCTGGACCCGTGCCCTGCGCAAGCAACTCGACGCGCTGGGTCTGGACAGCCTCGCCCTGTGCCAGCAGGCCGGGCTCGACCCGACGCTGATGGACGACCCTAACGCGCGTTATCCGCTGTCCGGCACCACGCGTTTGTGGGCACTCGCGGTTGAGGCCAGCGGCGATCCGGCGCTGGGCTTGCGCGTGTCGCGCTTCGTCAGCCCGACCACGTTCCACGCGCTCGGTTATGCACTGGTGGCCAGCGGCAGTTTGCGCGAGGTGTTCGAGCGCATCGTGCGTTATCACCCGGTGGTCAGCGATGCGCTGGAGCTGGAACTGAGCCGCCGCGAAGACCGCTATCAATTCCGCCTGAAAATCCCCTCAGGCAACCCGGCTCCGGCCTTCGAAGCCATCGACGCCTTCGCGGCGATCTACGTGCGCACCTGCCGCAATCGTCTCGGCCGTGACTATGCACCGCTGGCGGTGTATTTGCGCCGCCCGGAACCGCACGACGCCCAGCAATGGCACAAAGTCCTCCGCGCGCCAGTGTATTTTTCCGCCGCCGAAGACCGCCTGGAGTTCGCCCTCAGCGACTTCGACAGCCACCTCGATGACGCCAACCCGGAACTGGCCGAACACAACGAAGCCGTACTCAAACGCACCCTCGCCCAGCTCAAACCGCTGACCTGGGAACGCAAAGTGCGCGATGCCATTGAAGAACAATTGCCCGAAGGCGAACCGAGCGCCGAACGCATCGCCCAGGCCTTGCACCTGAGCCTGCGCAGCCTGCAACGGCATCTTGCCGACGAAGGCTGTCGCTTCGACACCCTGCTCAACGAAAGCCGTGAAAACCTCGCGCTGTTGCACCTGCGCGATCCACAGTGTTCGTTGAGTGAAGTCAGCTATCTGCTGGGCTTCGCCGACACCAGCAGCTTCAGCCGCGCGTTCAAGCGCTGGACGGGGATGACGCCGGGGCAGTTTCGGGATCAGTTGCGCTGA
- a CDS encoding GlcG/HbpS family heme-binding protein, with the protein MTVKYLVASLFLGLSGAASATPELPRHADLDLKTARWLADKAMSSCTGTVSVLDRGGNLLVTLRGDGVGPHNTAASQRKAYTALSTKTPTRLFAERARSNPETANLNTLDELLLLGGGIPLFAGSELVGAMGVAGSGGGEQDENCALAAADKAGLTITRSH; encoded by the coding sequence ATGACCGTCAAATACCTTGTCGCCAGCCTGTTCCTCGGCCTCAGCGGCGCCGCGAGCGCCACACCGGAACTGCCGCGCCACGCCGACCTCGATCTGAAAACCGCACGCTGGCTGGCCGACAAGGCGATGAGCAGCTGCACCGGCACGGTGTCGGTGCTCGACCGTGGCGGCAACCTGTTGGTGACGCTGCGTGGTGACGGCGTCGGCCCGCATAACACCGCCGCCAGTCAGCGCAAGGCCTACACCGCGCTGTCGACCAAGACCCCGACGCGGCTGTTCGCCGAGCGCGCCCGCAGCAACCCGGAAACCGCCAACCTCAACACCCTCGACGAATTGCTCTTGCTCGGCGGCGGCATTCCGCTGTTCGCCGGCAGCGAACTGGTCGGCGCCATGGGCGTGGCCGGTTCCGGCGGCGGTGAGCAAGACGAAAACTGCGCCCTCGCCGCCGCCGACAAAGCCGGCCTGACCATCACCCGTTCCCACTAA
- a CDS encoding fatty acid desaturase: protein MDGTSASPERLNAAQRSARIRQVVLAKGVELRERYPILQHQDALGVGILAFALAGMIGSAALYITGHMAWWVCLLLNGFFASLTHELEHDLIHSMYFRKQRVPHNLMMGLVWLARPSTINPWIRRHLHLNHHKVSGTEADMEERAITNGEPWGFARLLMVGDNLMSAFIRLLRAKTWAHKLSIGKRVLKVYAPLALLHWGAWYVFLGFHAANGIAYWLGSPIEWSATTLSVMQVIDIAAVVIIGPNVLRTFCLHFISSNMHYYGDVEPGNVLQQCQVLNPWWLWPLQAFCFNFGSSHGIHHFVVKEPFYIRQMTVPVAHKVMREMGVRFNDFGTFGRANRFVRRDEEVVSGEVVEA, encoded by the coding sequence ATGGACGGTACTTCTGCAAGCCCTGAACGACTGAATGCGGCGCAGCGCTCGGCGCGTATTCGCCAGGTGGTGCTGGCCAAAGGTGTGGAGTTGCGTGAGCGCTACCCGATTCTCCAGCATCAGGATGCTCTGGGCGTGGGGATTCTGGCGTTCGCGCTGGCCGGGATGATTGGATCAGCGGCGCTGTACATCACCGGCCATATGGCCTGGTGGGTGTGCCTGCTGCTCAACGGGTTTTTCGCCTCGTTGACCCATGAGCTTGAGCACGACCTGATCCACAGCATGTATTTCCGCAAGCAGCGCGTGCCGCACAATCTGATGATGGGCCTGGTCTGGCTGGCGCGGCCGAGCACGATCAACCCGTGGATCCGCCGTCATCTGCACCTCAACCATCACAAGGTGTCCGGCACCGAAGCCGACATGGAAGAGCGTGCGATCACCAACGGCGAGCCGTGGGGTTTTGCGCGCCTGTTGATGGTGGGCGACAACCTCATGTCGGCGTTCATCCGCCTGCTACGGGCCAAAACCTGGGCGCACAAGCTGAGCATCGGCAAACGCGTGCTGAAGGTCTACGCACCGCTGGCGCTGCTGCACTGGGGCGCGTGGTATGTGTTTCTCGGCTTTCATGCGGCCAACGGCATCGCCTATTGGCTGGGCTCGCCAATCGAATGGTCGGCCACCACGCTTTCGGTAATGCAGGTGATCGATATCGCCGCCGTGGTGATCATCGGCCCGAACGTGCTGCGCACTTTTTGCCTGCATTTCATCAGCTCGAACATGCATTACTACGGCGACGTCGAACCGGGCAATGTGCTGCAGCAATGTCAGGTGCTGAACCCGTGGTGGCTGTGGCCGTTGCAGGCGTTTTGCTTCAATTTCGGCAGCAGTCACGGGATTCATCATTTCGTGGTGAAGGAGCCGTTTTACATTCGCCAGATGACGGTGCCGGTGGCGCATAAGGTAATGCGCGAGATGGGCGTGCGTTTCAATGATTTCGGCACGTTTGGCCGGGCGAACCGGTTTGTGCGCAGGGACGAAGAGGTGGTGTCCGGGGAAGTGGTGGAGGCCTGA
- a CDS encoding ABC transporter ATP-binding protein produces MNAPIVSFNHVGKSFAVNGFELEAIREFNLDIAEGEFVAIVGSSGCGKSTLLRLLVGLDTEFRGQISVDGKAVSGIGGERGIVFQEHRLFPWLTVADNIGLGLVNEPLSGAQKQQRIKDFIELVGLSDFTEAYPHQLSGGMAQRVAIARGLVASPRILLLDEPFGALDALTRQQMQDELLAIRERARITTILVTHDVEEAIFLADRVVVMEPRPGRIKQVVDIALPHPRQRSGYEFHQLREELLHELTSDDHYQPSAPVQIRDLPLTFIAC; encoded by the coding sequence ATGAACGCACCGATTGTCAGCTTCAACCATGTAGGCAAATCCTTCGCCGTCAACGGTTTCGAACTGGAGGCGATCCGTGAATTCAACCTGGACATCGCCGAGGGCGAATTTGTCGCCATTGTCGGTTCCAGCGGATGTGGCAAATCCACCCTGCTGCGTTTGCTGGTCGGCCTCGACACCGAGTTTCGCGGCCAGATCAGCGTCGACGGCAAAGCCGTCAGCGGCATCGGCGGCGAGCGCGGCATCGTCTTTCAGGAACATCGCCTGTTCCCATGGCTGACGGTCGCCGACAACATCGGCCTGGGCCTGGTCAACGAACCGCTGAGCGGGGCGCAGAAACAACAGCGCATCAAGGATTTCATCGAGCTGGTCGGCCTCAGCGATTTCACCGAGGCCTATCCGCATCAGCTTTCTGGCGGCATGGCGCAGCGCGTGGCGATTGCCCGCGGCCTCGTCGCCAGCCCACGCATCCTGCTGCTCGACGAACCTTTCGGTGCCCTCGATGCGCTGACCCGTCAGCAAATGCAGGACGAGCTGTTGGCGATCCGCGAACGGGCAAGGATCACCACGATTCTGGTGACCCACGATGTCGAGGAAGCAATCTTTCTCGCCGACCGCGTGGTGGTGATGGAGCCGCGTCCGGGGCGGATCAAGCAAGTGGTCGACATCGCCTTGCCGCACCCGCGCCAGCGCAGCGGTTACGAATTCCATCAGTTGCGCGAAGAACTGCTGCACGAATTGACCAGTGATGACCACTACCAACCGAGCGCACCGGTGCAGATCCGCGATCTGCCGCTGACGTTCATTGCCTGCTGA
- a CDS encoding heavy metal response regulator transcription factor: MRLLVVEDEAKTANFLAKGLGESGFAVDVALNGLDGRYFIEQQAYDLIILDVMLPGLNGWQLLQLIRQRGATPVLFLTAKDAIEDRVRGLELGADDYLLKPFAFAELLARVRTLLRRGPMREAKSYNIADLEIDVLRRRVSRGGQRIALTNKEFALLQLLASRQGEVLSRTLIASQVWNLNFDSDTNMVEVAVRRLRAKVDDPYMPKLIHTVRGVGYQLEAPDDVE, encoded by the coding sequence ATGCGTTTGCTGGTCGTAGAAGATGAAGCCAAAACCGCCAATTTCCTCGCCAAGGGCCTGGGCGAGTCGGGTTTTGCCGTAGATGTGGCGCTCAATGGTCTCGACGGCCGCTATTTTATCGAGCAGCAGGCATATGACCTGATCATCCTCGACGTGATGCTGCCCGGTCTCAACGGCTGGCAATTGCTGCAACTGATCCGCCAGCGCGGCGCCACACCGGTGCTGTTTCTCACCGCCAAGGACGCCATCGAAGACCGCGTCCGTGGGCTGGAGCTGGGTGCCGATGATTACCTGCTCAAACCCTTCGCCTTCGCCGAATTGCTCGCGCGGGTGCGCACGCTGCTGCGACGCGGGCCGATGCGCGAAGCCAAGTCGTACAACATCGCTGATCTGGAGATCGACGTGTTGCGCCGCCGGGTCAGTCGCGGCGGCCAACGCATTGCTCTGACCAACAAAGAGTTTGCCTTGCTGCAGTTGCTCGCCAGCCGCCAGGGCGAAGTGCTGTCGCGCACGCTGATCGCTTCGCAGGTGTGGAACCTGAATTTCGACAGCGACACCAACATGGTCGAAGTCGCAGTCCGACGCTTGCGCGCCAAGGTCGACGACCCGTACATGCCGAAACTTATCCACACCGTGCGCGGCGTCGGTTATCAGCTGGAAGCGCCGGACGATGTGGAGTAG